In the genome of Blastopirellula marina, one region contains:
- a CDS encoding SPFH domain-containing protein yields the protein MLGIGYVQSPPTTYVMLFRKGKPVCEGAGLSFFYFAPNATLVQIPLASTDVPFVFNEVTSDFQDATIQGELTFRVNNPGKLASLLDFSVNGRGRYRSEDPSKLSDRLIHTTQTLARAFTLRKTLRELLVGSDELVAQVFAQLAESPAVAMLGVEVINLAVLSIKATPEMAKALQAEAREKLLLEADEAIYARRNTAVELERQIKENELNTEIAVEQKQRQVRETKLQADIAIEQERATLVDNRIENERKEASAKADALKAMLDPLKEIDWRTLLAAAPGGLDANQMIAMAFRDLADNADKVGNLNISPDLLSTLLGEQEQSNGSKPAKGNRRR from the coding sequence ATGTTGGGGATTGGCTACGTTCAATCGCCTCCGACGACATACGTAATGCTCTTCCGAAAAGGAAAGCCGGTGTGTGAGGGGGCGGGGCTATCATTCTTCTATTTCGCACCGAATGCCACGCTGGTACAGATTCCGCTGGCCAGTACGGACGTTCCTTTTGTCTTCAACGAGGTGACGTCCGACTTTCAAGACGCCACCATCCAAGGTGAGCTGACCTTTCGCGTCAACAATCCAGGCAAGTTGGCCTCGCTTCTCGATTTCAGCGTCAATGGCCGAGGACGGTATCGTTCGGAAGATCCGTCGAAGCTGAGTGATCGGCTTATTCATACGACCCAGACTCTCGCGCGAGCGTTCACGCTTCGTAAGACTTTGCGTGAACTGCTGGTCGGCAGCGACGAGCTCGTGGCGCAGGTCTTTGCCCAACTAGCCGAATCGCCGGCGGTGGCCATGCTGGGGGTAGAGGTGATCAACTTGGCGGTATTGTCAATCAAGGCGACCCCTGAGATGGCGAAAGCACTTCAGGCTGAGGCGCGAGAGAAATTGCTTTTGGAAGCAGACGAAGCGATTTACGCTCGACGTAATACGGCTGTCGAACTCGAACGTCAGATCAAGGAAAACGAGCTAAATACTGAAATCGCCGTCGAGCAGAAACAACGCCAAGTGCGGGAAACGAAACTGCAAGCCGATATCGCGATCGAGCAAGAGCGAGCGACCTTGGTCGACAACCGTATCGAGAACGAACGGAAGGAAGCCAGTGCGAAAGCGGATGCATTGAAAGCCATGCTCGATCCGTTGAAAGAGATCGACTGGCGAACGTTGTTGGCGGCTGCTCCAGGGGGACTTGATGCCAACCAGATGATCGCGATGGCATTCCGCGATTTGGCAGACAACGCCGACAAGGTGGGCAATTTGAATATCTCGCCTGATCTCTTGTCGACACTATTGGGTGAGCAAGAGCAAAGTAACGGAAGCAAGCCGGCCAAAGGGAATCGACGTCGCTAG
- a CDS encoding NAD+ kinase → MYAGTKMIAVITRETRLAGLKQRWGTASQADFLMEAAVDHEVERRRKAYSAKGVDVSDDDFLLMEASAEELTDHSAYEEEDETYQQSLRKLMQELDVDVPVREVDRRYVPNFDFDRCLAVVVIGQDGLVANVAKYVGDLPVIGVNPEPRRYDGVLLPFHVSEARAAVLRTIKQKARIEKVTLAEVNTISGQRMLAFNDFFVGCRTHASARYTLESGGSREPQSSSGVLVSTGSGATGWMSSVFNMAAGISQYVTGKEVPRLSLTRDDRKLMWTVREPFMSRHSSADNVMGMINDQEELVIGSQMPTNGIIFSDGVEDDFIEFNSGNIATITVSDQRARLVVG, encoded by the coding sequence ATGTACGCTGGGACGAAGATGATCGCTGTGATCACGCGCGAGACACGGCTGGCCGGTTTGAAGCAGCGTTGGGGAACAGCAAGCCAAGCCGACTTTCTGATGGAAGCCGCCGTCGATCATGAAGTGGAGCGACGGCGAAAAGCATATTCTGCGAAGGGAGTCGATGTCTCGGATGATGATTTCCTATTAATGGAAGCATCTGCCGAGGAATTAACCGATCACTCCGCTTATGAAGAGGAGGACGAGACATACCAGCAATCGCTCCGAAAGCTGATGCAAGAGTTGGATGTCGATGTTCCGGTGCGGGAAGTCGATCGGCGTTATGTCCCCAACTTTGATTTTGATCGCTGCCTAGCCGTGGTGGTGATTGGTCAGGATGGACTCGTAGCGAACGTCGCCAAGTATGTGGGCGATCTGCCGGTGATTGGGGTGAATCCAGAACCGAGGCGATATGACGGTGTTTTGCTCCCCTTTCACGTGTCGGAAGCTCGGGCGGCCGTGCTACGAACCATCAAGCAGAAGGCACGAATCGAGAAGGTCACGTTGGCTGAGGTTAATACAATCTCGGGACAGCGAATGTTGGCGTTTAACGACTTTTTCGTTGGTTGCCGTACGCACGCATCGGCCCGTTATACGTTAGAGTCAGGCGGAAGCCGAGAACCGCAATCGTCCAGTGGCGTCTTAGTATCGACCGGTTCTGGTGCAACCGGCTGGATGTCTTCCGTCTTCAACATGGCAGCCGGGATCAGCCAGTATGTGACCGGAAAAGAAGTGCCGCGGTTGTCCTTGACCCGCGATGATCGAAAGCTGATGTGGACCGTACGCGAACCGTTTATGAGTCGCCATTCGTCTGCAGATAATGTGATGGGGATGATCAACGATCAGGAAGAACTGGTGATCGGTTCCCAGATGCCCACCAACGGTATAATCTTCTCGGACGGAGTCGAAGATGACTTTATTGAATTCAACAGTGGTAACATCGCCACGATCACGGTTTCCGATCAGCGAGCGCGACTGGTGGTTGGATAA